One genomic segment of Suttonella sp. R2A3 includes these proteins:
- a CDS encoding glycosyltransferase family 1 protein gives MNIAIVSDAWHPQVNGVVRTLTQTRRALLDQGDNVLMITPDQFRTWPCPTYPEIRLARGAKRRVATLLDEFSADAIHIATEGPLGWAARRYCLRHKLSFTTAYHTRFPEYIHTRFRLPLSIGYAIMRLFHKPSVRVMVPTEGIGKALNARGIEHTVIWGRGVDTARFYPGERNALEPMMRDEERARPTFVYIGRVAPEKSIEAFLKLDLPGSKWVIGDGPAKATLEAAYPEVHFLGAYPQKELPPFYRAADVFVFPSKTDTFGLVLLEAMACGTPVAAYPVEGPIDVISDPKTGALNKDLAQACLDALALNRDDCAEFAAAHSWLETTLRFRVLLEPFIAQAPLAETH, from the coding sequence ATGAATATCGCGATTGTCAGTGACGCCTGGCATCCTCAAGTTAATGGCGTTGTACGCACGCTTACACAAACACGCCGTGCCTTGCTTGATCAAGGCGACAATGTATTGATGATCACCCCCGACCAATTTCGCACCTGGCCTTGTCCAACCTATCCGGAAATCCGTTTGGCTCGCGGTGCAAAACGCCGCGTTGCTACTCTACTCGATGAATTTTCTGCTGATGCCATTCACATCGCCACCGAAGGACCACTCGGTTGGGCGGCACGCCGGTATTGCTTGCGTCACAAACTCTCGTTTACGACCGCTTATCACACCCGTTTCCCTGAATACATCCATACCCGTTTTCGCCTACCACTAAGCATCGGTTATGCGATCATGCGCCTGTTCCATAAGCCATCGGTGCGGGTGATGGTTCCTACCGAAGGTATTGGCAAAGCACTCAATGCACGTGGCATTGAGCACACGGTAATTTGGGGCCGCGGTGTGGATACTGCGCGGTTTTATCCCGGTGAGCGCAATGCATTAGAGCCCATGATGCGTGACGAAGAACGCGCACGTCCTACCTTTGTCTATATTGGTCGCGTGGCGCCGGAAAAGAGCATCGAAGCGTTTCTTAAACTGGATTTACCCGGCAGCAAATGGGTGATAGGTGATGGCCCTGCAAAAGCCACACTTGAAGCAGCCTATCCTGAGGTGCATTTTCTCGGCGCGTATCCGCAAAAAGAACTGCCGCCATTTTACCGCGCAGCCGATGTGTTCGTGTTTCCCAGTAAAACCGATACCTTTGGCTTGGTGCTGCTCGAAGCAATGGCGTGTGGCACACCGGTGGCGGCGTATCCGGTTGAAGGGCCTATAGATGTAATTAGCGACCCTAAAACCGGTGCGTTAAATAAGGATTTAGCGCAGGCCTGCTTAGACGCACTCGCGCTAAATCGCGACGACTGCGCAGAATTCGCCGCTGCGCACAGCTGGCTGGAAACGACGTTGCGTTTTCGTGTGTTACTCGAACCATTTATTGCCCAGGCACCACTTGCGGAAACACATTGA
- a CDS encoding UDP-2,3-diacylglucosamine diphosphatase, producing the protein MSKHYRTIWISDCHLGTRSSQAHMLLDFLRHTESDTLFLVGDIVDGWQMKKHWHWPQEHNDVVQKLLRKARKGTRVIYIPGNHDEAARQYVDLDFGGVEIRQQSEHTTADGKRLLIMHGDEFDGVMQYAKWLAHLGDTLYQLALSLNTLLNKIRRYLGKPYWSLSQYLKYKVKNAVNFISEFERLLAGEAKKRDFDGVVCGHIHHAEMRTIEGIEYYNCGDWVESVTALVEHSDGRMEIIYWADVVAKRMEKTSVQETADAA; encoded by the coding sequence ATGAGCAAACACTACCGCACTATCTGGATTTCCGATTGCCACCTTGGTACCCGCAGCTCACAAGCCCATATGTTGCTCGATTTCTTACGCCATACGGAAAGTGATACGCTGTTTCTAGTGGGCGATATCGTCGATGGTTGGCAAATGAAAAAGCATTGGCATTGGCCTCAAGAGCATAATGATGTGGTGCAGAAATTGCTACGTAAAGCACGCAAAGGCACACGAGTGATTTATATTCCGGGCAACCACGATGAGGCGGCACGGCAATACGTTGATCTTGATTTTGGTGGGGTAGAAATTAGACAGCAAAGCGAACACACCACGGCCGATGGTAAACGCTTGCTCATCATGCATGGTGATGAATTCGATGGCGTTATGCAATACGCCAAGTGGTTAGCCCACCTTGGCGATACACTTTACCAGCTCGCCCTTTCGCTGAATACACTGCTCAATAAAATCCGGCGCTACTTAGGCAAGCCCTATTGGTCGCTCTCGCAATACTTAAAATATAAAGTGAAAAATGCGGTGAATTTTATTAGTGAGTTTGAGCGCTTACTGGCTGGCGAGGCAAAAAAACGTGACTTTGATGGTGTGGTTTGCGGACACATCCATCACGCAGAAATGCGTACTATCGAAGGCATCGAATACTACAACTGCGGTGACTGGGTAGAAAGTGTGACCGCGTTAGTTGAACACAGCGACGGACGAATGGAGATTATTTACTGGGCGGATGTAGTCGCTAAGCGTATGGAAAAAACCAGCGTCCAAGAAACTGCGGATGCCGCATGA
- a CDS encoding GNAT family N-acyltransferase codes for MIDIASSYKAHARGIMHLPGVRHAAIAFLRYLLHEREINDFLQQHGHLPLKAFIEEAFAYLEIDYSLELGVDAAIPAHGRCVVVANHPLGGIDGLILLHAMLSVRDDVKIVANEQLCAITPLAPYVIPVDVWRHDFARKQIRAIEAALHDEEMVIIFPAGEVSRMQQGEVADRQWSKAFYHIARSSDAPILPIYVDGRNSQWFYQVSRVAPFVSTLMLAREMWRPPKSAVKLHLAKALSIKMLQGLPLDLSQVVTLIRQHVYQLSGPSSGIFNTPKPIADALDRRVIRHALRSTKLLGHVGEYQRILYYQPQHNAVLLQEVGRLRELAFREVGEGSGQARDLDKYDSYYHHLLIWHNQDQALMGAYRVLPTEKIYRTQQLDKLYTHQFFEFCGDTAWLNEAMELGRGFICPEYWNTRALDTTWQGIGAYYAQHPSIRYLFGGVSISPQYPREAVDWLVAYYRLYYASDRQWVKARNPYVITAKRRRMIEETFTGMGRKEAEKTLKQRLKHMNLVIPPLFKHYSALCEEGGVVFADFAVDPDFGCSVDGFVVVDMQQMKAKKRQRYIDPHCGDQQQKGEAQPSSDALVAMTLDE; via the coding sequence ATGATTGATATTGCCAGTTCCTATAAAGCCCATGCTCGAGGAATCATGCATCTTCCCGGGGTGCGCCATGCAGCGATTGCTTTTTTACGCTATCTATTACACGAACGCGAAATTAATGATTTTTTGCAGCAGCATGGCCATCTGCCGCTAAAAGCATTTATCGAAGAAGCTTTTGCCTATTTAGAGATCGATTATTCGTTAGAGCTCGGCGTTGATGCCGCTATTCCAGCTCACGGCCGTTGCGTTGTGGTCGCCAATCATCCGTTAGGCGGGATCGATGGATTGATTTTATTACACGCAATGCTTTCTGTGCGCGATGATGTGAAGATTGTCGCGAATGAGCAGTTGTGCGCGATTACGCCACTCGCGCCTTATGTTATCCCCGTTGATGTCTGGCGCCATGATTTTGCACGCAAGCAAATTCGTGCGATTGAAGCAGCGCTGCATGATGAAGAGATGGTGATTATTTTTCCAGCTGGCGAAGTCTCGCGGATGCAGCAAGGTGAGGTTGCTGATCGTCAGTGGTCAAAAGCTTTTTATCATATTGCGCGCTCTTCTGATGCGCCAATACTGCCGATTTATGTGGATGGGCGTAACAGTCAGTGGTTCTATCAAGTGAGCCGCGTTGCCCCATTTGTTTCAACACTCATGCTGGCGCGTGAAATGTGGCGGCCGCCAAAATCTGCGGTAAAACTCCATTTGGCTAAAGCGCTATCGATTAAGATGCTCCAAGGTTTGCCGCTCGATTTATCGCAGGTGGTCACGCTCATTCGTCAGCATGTCTATCAGCTCAGTGGGCCAAGCAGTGGCATATTTAATACGCCAAAACCGATTGCTGATGCGCTTGATCGGCGAGTCATTCGCCATGCGCTACGCTCGACAAAATTGCTTGGCCATGTCGGTGAGTATCAGCGGATTTTGTATTATCAGCCACAACATAATGCCGTTTTACTGCAAGAAGTTGGGCGGCTGCGTGAATTGGCGTTTCGTGAGGTAGGAGAGGGCAGCGGTCAGGCGCGTGATCTGGATAAATACGATAGTTATTACCACCATTTGCTGATCTGGCATAACCAGGATCAGGCGTTGATGGGGGCGTATCGTGTGTTGCCGACTGAAAAGATTTATCGCACGCAGCAGCTTGATAAACTCTATACCCATCAGTTTTTTGAATTCTGTGGTGATACGGCATGGCTTAATGAGGCTATGGAGCTTGGGCGAGGCTTTATTTGTCCAGAGTATTGGAATACGCGTGCGCTCGATACCACATGGCAAGGTATCGGTGCATACTACGCGCAGCACCCATCGATTCGCTATTTATTTGGCGGGGTAAGTATTTCGCCACAATATCCACGCGAAGCGGTTGATTGGCTGGTGGCTTATTATCGGTTGTATTATGCGTCAGACCGGCAATGGGTTAAGGCGCGTAATCCGTATGTGATTACCGCAAAACGCCGGCGTATGATTGAAGAAACTTTTACCGGTATGGGACGTAAAGAAGCGGAAAAAACCCTCAAGCAACGACTGAAGCATATGAATTTAGTGATTCCACCCCTGTTTAAACATTACAGCGCGCTGTGTGAAGAAGGCGGGGTGGTGTTCGCGGATTTTGCCGTTGATCCGGATTTTGGCTGTTCGGTAGATGGTTTTGTGGTGGTCGATATGCAGCAAATGAAAGCGAAGAAGCGACAACGCTATATCGATCCGCATTGTGGGGATCAGCAACAAAAGGGCGAGGCTCAGCCATCGAGTGATGCGTTGGTGGCGATGACTCTGGACGAGTAA
- the panC gene encoding pantoate--beta-alanine ligase, producing MRVIKDLKSLNEWKLNQRDAGASWTLVPTMGNLHDGHLSLVDEALTVTDCVMASVYVNPTQFGVNEDLDSYPRTPKEDIEKLEAAGIAAVFMPDDGLIYPFGKDNAIGFTLPDVFTKILCGVNRPTHFQGVAAVVSRLFHLVEPKYAVFGLKDFQQQWIIRRLVADLHIPVEIVGAETVRAEDGLAMSSRNQYLSTTERAIAPVLHSTLQQSQLAISAGEDIERTLRQAKERLTQKGFVVDYLELRQQSDLMPATDICEPVVLLVAAKLGRTRLIDNIQFTN from the coding sequence ATGCGCGTGATTAAAGACCTCAAAAGCTTAAACGAATGGAAGCTCAATCAGCGTGATGCTGGTGCGTCGTGGACGTTAGTGCCGACGATGGGAAATTTGCATGATGGGCATTTATCGCTGGTTGATGAGGCGTTAACGGTTACGGATTGTGTGATGGCTTCCGTGTATGTGAATCCTACGCAGTTTGGTGTAAACGAAGATTTAGACAGCTACCCACGCACGCCAAAAGAAGATATCGAAAAGCTTGAGGCGGCTGGTATTGCTGCGGTGTTTATGCCTGATGACGGGCTAATCTACCCATTTGGTAAAGACAACGCGATTGGCTTTACCTTACCTGATGTGTTCACCAAGATCTTGTGTGGTGTGAATCGTCCGACGCATTTCCAAGGCGTGGCTGCAGTCGTCTCACGCTTGTTTCACTTAGTTGAGCCAAAATACGCCGTTTTTGGTTTAAAAGATTTCCAGCAGCAGTGGATTATTCGTCGTTTGGTCGCAGACCTGCATATACCAGTGGAGATTGTTGGTGCGGAAACAGTGCGCGCTGAAGACGGTTTGGCGATGAGCTCGCGTAACCAATATCTAAGCACGACTGAGCGCGCAATCGCGCCAGTTTTACACAGTACGTTGCAGCAAAGTCAGCTCGCGATTAGTGCTGGTGAGGATATTGAGCGTACGCTAAGACAGGCCAAAGAGCGCTTAACCCAAAAAGGGTTTGTGGTGGATTACCTTGAACTGCGCCAGCAAAGCGATTTGATGCCCGCAACGGATATCTGTGAACCGGTTGTGCTGCTTGTTGCGGCAAAGCTTGGCCGTACACGTTTGATCGATAATATACAGTTCACGAATTAA
- the rnhA gene encoding ribonuclease HI — MSNDFLDIYTDGACKGNPGVGGWGVLMRYGSHEKTLKGAESHTTNNRMELQATIEALSAIKRPCKIRITTDSVYVKNGITQWIHSWKKNGWRTAQKKPVQNAELWQQLDNLVQQYDIEWAWVKGHSGHPGNEVADTLANEAIEQWREQHQG, encoded by the coding sequence ATGAGTAACGACTTTTTAGACATCTATACCGATGGTGCATGCAAAGGTAATCCAGGCGTTGGCGGCTGGGGCGTACTCATGCGCTATGGCAGCCATGAAAAAACGCTTAAAGGCGCTGAATCACACACCACCAATAACCGCATGGAGCTACAAGCAACGATTGAAGCGTTATCAGCGATCAAGCGCCCATGTAAAATCCGCATCACCACCGATTCAGTCTATGTTAAAAACGGCATTACCCAATGGATTCACAGCTGGAAAAAGAATGGCTGGCGCACCGCACAAAAAAAACCGGTACAAAACGCAGAACTCTGGCAACAACTCGATAACCTCGTGCAGCAATACGATATTGAGTGGGCCTGGGTTAAAGGCCACAGCGGCCACCCTGGCAACGAAGTCGCGGATACGCTCGCCAACGAAGCCATTGAACAATGGCGAGAACAACATCAAGGTTAG
- the asd gene encoding archaetidylserine decarboxylase (Phosphatidylserine decarboxylase is synthesized as a single chain precursor. Generation of the pyruvoyl active site from a Ser is coupled to cleavage of a Gly-Ser bond between the larger (beta) and smaller (alpha chains). It is an integral membrane protein.): MNKALYTLIPRRLMSQLMFRLARIEQPQIKNAIIKSYMRITGARTDFAAEKDPLSYHSLNDFFTRALADGARPIDDNPGHIISPVDGRCAIHEQLSAETLLQAKGMPYSLAALLGSEDWAQPFIGGSAATLYLAPDDYHRIHMPYPGTLQAMRFCPGDKHSVALSLLDKIPNIFAGNERAVCLFNTDLGKMAVVMVGALNVSSISTVWHGDVLNAADNTYDYREQTLSFNKGEEIGRFNLGSTVILLFEPQAIDWANDKLECGEKIYMGEAIASSHE; this comes from the coding sequence ATGAATAAAGCCCTCTATACCCTGATTCCGCGGCGTTTGATGAGCCAACTGATGTTTCGTTTGGCGCGCATCGAACAGCCACAAATAAAAAACGCCATCATTAAAAGCTATATGCGCATTACCGGTGCACGCACCGATTTTGCCGCCGAAAAAGACCCTTTATCCTACCATAGCCTTAATGACTTCTTTACCCGCGCCCTCGCCGATGGTGCGCGCCCGATTGACGATAACCCAGGCCATATTATCAGCCCGGTTGACGGCAGATGCGCGATCCACGAACAACTCAGCGCCGAAACCCTCTTGCAAGCCAAAGGCATGCCCTATTCACTCGCTGCACTGCTTGGCAGCGAAGATTGGGCGCAACCATTTATTGGCGGCAGCGCAGCAACACTTTATCTCGCACCCGACGATTATCATCGCATCCACATGCCTTATCCCGGCACCCTGCAAGCGATGCGTTTTTGCCCCGGCGACAAACACAGCGTTGCCTTATCGCTGCTCGATAAAATTCCCAACATTTTTGCCGGCAATGAACGCGCAGTGTGTCTATTTAATACGGATTTAGGCAAAATGGCGGTGGTAATGGTTGGCGCATTAAACGTCAGCAGTATCAGCACCGTCTGGCATGGTGATGTATTAAACGCCGCCGATAATACGTATGACTACCGCGAACAAACGCTATCCTTTAATAAAGGTGAGGAAATCGGACGCTTTAATCTTGGCTCAACGGTCATTTTATTATTCGAACCACAAGCCATTGATTGGGCGAATGACAAACTTGAGTGTGGAGAAAAAATCTATATGGGTGAGGCAATCGCAAGCAGCCATGAGTAA
- a CDS encoding shikimate kinase, protein MAQDRKIVLIGPMGAGKTSLGKRLANRLRWRFVDTDQAICARTGVDIPTIFDTEGEEGFRRREEQTLADVLAEPHDCVVACGGGIVLSEHNRRLIAQQRLVVFLDVSVERQLQRVGNDKRRPLTQVPDVAVRLQVLRDERLGLYEGLADYRLDTDANYFSLSFKWLWEEVQRRLEMEGV, encoded by the coding sequence ATGGCGCAAGACCGCAAAATCGTTTTAATAGGGCCGATGGGTGCAGGGAAAACCTCGCTCGGAAAACGCTTGGCAAACCGCCTGCGCTGGCGGTTTGTTGATACCGATCAAGCGATTTGCGCACGAACTGGTGTGGATATTCCGACGATTTTTGATACTGAAGGTGAAGAAGGATTTCGCCGTCGCGAAGAACAAACCTTAGCTGATGTGTTAGCGGAACCGCATGATTGCGTGGTGGCTTGTGGTGGTGGGATTGTGCTTAGCGAGCATAATCGACGCCTCATTGCACAACAGCGCCTGGTTGTGTTTCTTGATGTGTCTGTAGAACGTCAACTGCAACGCGTGGGCAATGATAAGCGCCGGCCACTGACGCAAGTCCCCGATGTTGCGGTACGATTGCAGGTGTTGCGCGATGAGCGCTTAGGGCTATATGAAGGCTTGGCGGATTACCGCCTGGATACCGACGCGAATTACTTTTCCCTGTCGTTTAAATGGTTATGGGAAGAAGTCCAACGCCGCTTGGAAATGGAAGGCGTTTAA
- a CDS encoding YggS family pyridoxal phosphate-dependent enzyme — protein sequence MTNPIHNSIARVLEQISGACEQAERSPEDVRLMMVTKTVEAARIREALASGQTLIGENKVQEINAKYDALADVAHDTHLIGHLQTNKIKDVIAQVSCIQSLDRVKLAHKLEQRLEFEDRTIDVLVQVNTSGEASKFGVAPEDTLALIEETLHCERIRIRGLMTIGANTTDESRIRACFRSLREIQAQARDRFADRAQFDELSMGMSGDMALAIAEGSTLVRVGSAIFGAR from the coding sequence ATGACAAACCCCATTCACAACAGTATCGCGCGTGTGCTCGAACAGATCTCTGGCGCTTGTGAACAAGCTGAGCGCTCGCCTGAAGATGTACGATTAATGATGGTCACAAAAACGGTTGAAGCCGCGCGTATTCGTGAAGCCTTGGCTAGTGGGCAAACGCTGATTGGCGAGAATAAGGTGCAGGAAATTAACGCCAAATATGATGCGCTCGCTGATGTGGCACATGACACGCACCTGATCGGTCATTTACAAACCAATAAAATTAAAGATGTGATCGCGCAAGTGAGCTGTATTCAGTCGCTCGATCGGGTGAAGCTGGCGCATAAACTTGAGCAGCGTCTGGAATTTGAAGACCGTACCATAGATGTGCTGGTTCAGGTCAATACCTCTGGGGAGGCGTCAAAATTTGGCGTAGCGCCAGAAGACACGCTTGCGCTGATTGAAGAAACGCTGCATTGTGAGCGGATTCGCATTCGTGGTTTGATGACAATTGGTGCCAATACCACTGATGAATCGCGTATTCGCGCGTGTTTTCGTAGCTTGCGTGAGATTCAAGCTCAAGCTCGAGATCGCTTTGCTGATCGCGCGCAATTCGATGAATTATCGATGGGGATGAGCGGGGATATGGCGTTGGCAATTGCTGAAGGCTCAACCTTGGTGCGGGTTGGCAGCGCTATATTTGGCGCACGCTAA
- the pcnB gene encoding polynucleotide adenylyltransferase PcnB, with amino-acid sequence MSQAANSPNLTCRRLDGKDYGITNNQFDRRAVNIVKQINQAGFDAYLVGGCIRDLLLGLPPKDFDIATNARPEEVAGLFRNCRLIGRRFRLAHIHFGRDIIEVATFRASPDQEQRTDAHGHVLEDNHYGHIEDDVVRRDFTVNALYYDVRSGEILDYLNVMDDIEAKRIAMIGDPEARYTEDPVRMLRAARFAAKLNMTIEPKTQAAIAQCRDGIKAVPAARLFDEAQKLFMGGYGERCFASLQEHDLFTALFPDTASVFEHQQEDYARYAQELVRIALANTDQRIAEGRPVTIAFLLAAILWPVYQLAYQGLFEERDNWHAAMHEAVDVVHLAAAERLSIPVRLRGMIREIWTLQARFDLAGRSTRKMQSLLSHPRFRAAYDFLLIRHGAGEPLDALVDWWTALQQDNDLMPSHDEKPRPKKRRSRGGRKRRGDR; translated from the coding sequence ATGAGCCAAGCCGCAAACTCACCTAACTTAACCTGTCGTCGTCTTGATGGTAAAGATTATGGCATAACCAACAACCAATTCGACCGCCGAGCGGTTAATATCGTCAAACAAATCAATCAAGCCGGCTTTGATGCCTATTTGGTTGGTGGCTGTATACGCGATCTACTGCTCGGACTTCCCCCAAAAGATTTTGATATCGCCACCAATGCGCGTCCGGAAGAAGTGGCGGGATTATTTCGCAATTGCCGCTTAATCGGTCGGCGTTTTCGCCTCGCGCATATTCATTTTGGGCGCGATATTATCGAAGTCGCTACCTTCCGCGCCTCACCTGATCAAGAACAGCGTACTGACGCACATGGTCATGTGCTCGAAGACAATCATTACGGCCATATCGAAGACGATGTCGTGCGTCGTGATTTTACGGTCAATGCGTTGTATTACGACGTGCGTAGTGGTGAAATCCTAGATTATCTGAACGTGATGGACGATATCGAGGCCAAACGCATTGCGATGATTGGTGATCCGGAGGCGCGTTATACCGAAGATCCAGTGCGTATGCTACGTGCTGCGCGCTTTGCCGCCAAGCTGAACATGACCATTGAGCCCAAAACACAAGCCGCGATCGCGCAGTGTCGTGACGGTATTAAAGCAGTTCCTGCAGCGCGTTTATTTGATGAGGCACAAAAATTATTTATGGGTGGCTATGGTGAGCGTTGCTTTGCCAGCCTTCAAGAACACGATTTATTTACCGCGCTTTTTCCCGATACAGCGAGTGTATTTGAACATCAACAAGAAGATTATGCGCGTTATGCCCAAGAACTGGTGCGTATTGCGCTGGCCAACACCGATCAGCGCATTGCTGAAGGGCGTCCGGTCACGATTGCCTTTTTACTGGCAGCGATTCTTTGGCCGGTCTATCAACTTGCCTACCAAGGGTTATTTGAAGAACGTGATAACTGGCATGCAGCGATGCATGAGGCAGTGGATGTGGTGCATTTAGCGGCAGCAGAACGCTTGTCGATTCCAGTACGTTTGCGCGGGATGATCCGTGAGATTTGGACGTTACAAGCGCGCTTTGACTTAGCCGGTCGCTCAACGCGGAAAATGCAAAGCTTGCTCAGTCATCCGCGTTTTCGCGCGGCTTATGATTTCTTGCTTATTCGCCATGGTGCTGGTGAGCCGTTAGATGCGCTGGTTGATTGGTGGACTGCGCTGCAACAAGATAACGATTTGATGCCTAGTCATGATGAAAAGCCTCGCCCGAAAAAACGGCGTAGTCGTGGTGGGCGAAAGCGTCGGGGTGATCGATGA
- the folK gene encoding 2-amino-4-hydroxy-6-hydroxymethyldihydropteridine diphosphokinase gives MKHRVWVAFGSNIEDPVAQLVRARASLAQTMVEEAASPLYQTPPFGFTEQPDFVNAVVRYRTDLSPHAVLALLMRTEHAQGRVRSIKNGPRTLDLDVLLYDDAVVESADLIVPHPGLTSRDFVLQPLAAIDAECEIPGHGRVADVLSTLASKPLPIIEDKRWVSP, from the coding sequence ATGAAGCATCGCGTGTGGGTGGCTTTTGGCAGCAATATAGAAGACCCGGTTGCCCAGCTTGTGCGTGCGCGTGCGAGCTTGGCGCAAACGATGGTTGAAGAAGCTGCCTCACCGCTGTATCAAACCCCACCATTTGGCTTCACCGAGCAGCCGGATTTTGTCAATGCGGTGGTTCGCTACCGTACTGATCTTTCCCCGCATGCGGTTTTAGCGCTGTTGATGCGCACCGAACACGCGCAAGGTCGCGTGCGCAGTATTAAAAATGGCCCGAGAACGTTAGATCTCGATGTGCTGCTTTATGACGATGCTGTAGTCGAGAGCGCGGATTTAATCGTGCCGCACCCAGGCCTAACCTCGCGCGATTTTGTCTTACAACCGCTCGCAGCTATTGATGCTGAATGTGAGATTCCCGGTCATGGACGAGTCGCTGACGTATTAAGCACATTAGCTAGCAAGCCATTACCAATCATTGAGGACAAGCGATGGGTATCACCTTAA
- the panB gene encoding 3-methyl-2-oxobutanoate hydroxymethyltransferase — translation MGITLTTLQKKKAEGTRITMLTAYDASFAGLMQQADIDCLLVGDSLGMVVAGHVNTTPVSVDDMAYHAAAVARGAPGCWRIVDMPFMSYATVKQALASAQRLMQEGQANMVKLEGGHSSQLDVIRALSEQNIAVCAHLGLTPQTVDKLGGYRTVGKRDGEAEQLREQALAVQAAGAEMLVLECIPRGLAAEITAALDIPVIGIGCGPATDGQVLVSYDAIGISPHIPYFSHNFLEGQASLLDAFAAYREAVISGAFPGDEHARD, via the coding sequence ATGGGTATCACCTTAACCACCTTACAAAAAAAGAAAGCCGAAGGCACGCGCATTACCATGCTTACCGCTTATGACGCAAGCTTTGCAGGGCTGATGCAGCAAGCTGATATCGATTGTCTATTGGTTGGCGATTCGTTGGGTATGGTGGTCGCAGGACACGTCAATACCACACCAGTGAGTGTCGATGATATGGCCTACCATGCTGCTGCAGTTGCACGTGGCGCGCCAGGATGTTGGCGGATCGTCGATATGCCGTTTATGAGCTACGCCACAGTCAAGCAAGCTTTAGCAAGCGCGCAACGCTTGATGCAGGAAGGGCAGGCGAATATGGTCAAACTCGAAGGTGGACATTCGTCGCAGCTTGACGTCATTCGTGCACTGAGTGAACAAAATATTGCTGTGTGTGCGCATTTGGGGTTAACCCCACAAACGGTCGATAAGCTTGGTGGCTACCGTACAGTTGGTAAACGCGACGGTGAAGCAGAACAACTGCGCGAACAAGCGTTAGCGGTGCAGGCGGCAGGTGCTGAGATGCTGGTGCTTGAATGTATTCCACGTGGTTTGGCAGCAGAAATCACCGCTGCGCTCGATATCCCTGTAATCGGTATTGGTTGTGGGCCAGCAACCGATGGGCAGGTTCTGGTCAGCTACGATGCCATCGGTATCTCACCGCATATCCCGTATTTTTCGCACAATTTTCTCGAAGGTCAAGCGAGTTTGCTCGACGCATTTGCAGCCTATCGTGAGGCGGTAATCAGTGGCGCATTCCCTGGAGACGAACATGCGCGTGATTAA